The proteins below are encoded in one region of Ornithinimicrobium avium:
- a CDS encoding sensor histidine kinase, producing the protein MTARTAPLDADPVPGRSLLRRATFVLFTLGALLLDALMTVPPAADLEHGHHFTAFGVWHTSVGTFVALMALAYAVLLLRRRLPLAVLAYTGALSVLLTFTHEWSQPLTGALVCTFTAASLAATRRTARVALALALAATLTTSVISMGRLDLGTLFPIALVGTVTWAVWLFGRREHLARVTAAGLRDRLEEHGEEAALQERRRIARELHDILAHSVSAMMMQAAGAKAITHGARLDAPDDPRLETVERALSTIENTGSQSMRELHRLLGALRGDDAEPDRSDVTSSHPGLADVERLAELTRQSGLVVELRSSGDVVRLDPSVGLAAYRVVQEALANAMKHSGRGGVVEVFHTWLPDRLQLQVRTRDGHEGTLQTVHSSGTGLLGLRERVELMGGTFESGIVGEEFVTTAVLPLTPVPYGARVGGGG; encoded by the coding sequence ATGACGGCACGCACGGCACCCCTCGACGCCGATCCCGTCCCGGGCCGCTCCCTGCTGCGCCGGGCGACCTTCGTGCTGTTCACCCTCGGTGCGCTGCTGCTCGACGCGCTGATGACCGTCCCGCCCGCGGCCGACCTCGAGCACGGTCACCACTTCACCGCGTTCGGGGTGTGGCACACCTCGGTGGGCACCTTCGTCGCCCTGATGGCTCTCGCGTATGCCGTCCTCCTCCTCCGCCGGCGCCTCCCCCTGGCGGTGCTGGCCTACACCGGGGCGCTCTCGGTCCTGCTGACCTTCACCCACGAGTGGTCCCAGCCGCTCACCGGAGCGCTCGTGTGCACCTTCACCGCGGCCAGCCTGGCGGCGACCCGCCGGACCGCGCGCGTCGCCCTCGCGCTGGCCCTGGCCGCCACCCTCACCACCAGCGTGATCAGCATGGGCCGCCTCGACCTCGGCACCCTCTTCCCGATCGCCCTGGTGGGGACGGTCACCTGGGCGGTCTGGCTCTTCGGCCGGCGCGAGCACCTCGCGCGGGTCACCGCGGCGGGGCTGCGCGACCGGCTCGAGGAGCACGGCGAGGAGGCTGCCCTGCAGGAGCGGCGGCGGATCGCCCGCGAGCTGCACGACATACTGGCCCACTCGGTGAGCGCCATGATGATGCAGGCCGCCGGCGCCAAGGCGATCACCCACGGGGCGCGGCTGGACGCCCCGGACGATCCCCGCCTGGAGACCGTCGAGCGGGCCCTGTCCACGATCGAGAACACCGGGTCGCAGAGCATGCGCGAGCTGCACCGGCTGCTCGGCGCGCTGCGCGGCGACGACGCGGAGCCGGACCGAAGCGACGTGACCAGCTCCCATCCCGGCCTGGCCGACGTCGAGCGGCTCGCCGAGCTGACCCGGCAGAGCGGGCTCGTCGTCGAGCTGCGCAGCTCCGGGGACGTCGTCCGGCTCGACCCGTCGGTGGGGCTCGCGGCCTACCGGGTCGTGCAGGAGGCGCTGGCCAACGCGATGAAGCACTCCGGCCGCGGCGGCGTCGTCGAGGTCTTCCACACCTGGCTGCCCGACCGGCTGCAGCTGCAGGTGCGCACCCGCGACGGGCACGAGGGCACCCTGCAGACCGTGCACAGCTCGGGCACGGGCCTGCTCGGCCTGCGCGAGCGCGTCGAGCTCATGGGCGGCACCTTCGAGTCCGGGATCGTCGGCGAGGAGTTCGTGACCACCGCGGTCCTCCCGCTCACTCCGGTCCCGTACGGCGCGCGGGTCGGCGGGGGCGGATGA
- a CDS encoding response regulator transcription factor has translation MLRVVVADDQREVRDGLAMMLSAEPDITLVGLAEDGVQAVAMVQRDRPDVVVMDVRMPGIDGIEATRRITADRDDPDAVTAVLVITTFDHDEALYGALRAGASGYMLKHAAPAVLAEAIRAVGAGGAWIDASVAPKVVDTLRASAPVDASGRPTLENLSPREIEVLRHMGTAPTNSELAARLFVSESTVKTHISRLLMKTGSHDRAQLVALAYRSGLVRP, from the coding sequence ATGCTGCGGGTGGTGGTCGCCGACGACCAGCGGGAGGTGCGCGACGGCCTGGCGATGATGCTCTCCGCCGAGCCGGACATCACGCTGGTCGGCCTGGCCGAGGACGGCGTGCAGGCCGTCGCGATGGTCCAGCGCGACCGGCCCGACGTCGTGGTCATGGACGTGCGGATGCCCGGCATCGACGGGATCGAGGCGACCCGACGGATCACCGCCGACCGGGACGATCCCGACGCCGTCACCGCGGTGCTGGTCATCACCACCTTCGACCACGACGAGGCGCTCTACGGGGCGCTGCGGGCGGGGGCGTCGGGCTACATGCTCAAGCACGCGGCGCCGGCCGTGCTGGCCGAGGCGATCCGGGCGGTCGGCGCGGGCGGTGCCTGGATCGACGCCAGCGTCGCGCCCAAGGTGGTGGACACCCTGCGCGCGAGCGCCCCGGTCGACGCCTCCGGCCGGCCCACCCTGGAGAACCTCTCCCCCCGCGAGATCGAGGTGCTGCGCCACATGGGCACCGCCCCGACCAACAGCGAGCTGGCCGCGCGGCTGTTCGTCTCGGAGTCGACGGTCAAGACGCACATCTCACGGCTGCTGATGAAGACCGGCTCCCACGACCGGGCCCAGCTGGTCGCGCTGGCCTACCGCTCGGGGCTGGTCCGGCCCTGA
- a CDS encoding 4-hydroxy-tetrahydrodipicolinate reductase: MTTLIGLLGTGRLGSAIRHAAAAQDDLEVRWSVGRGPVPDARVDVAIDVSAAAAVPGHLAWAQRTGTPVVVGTTGWDLTLLDDLAPEAQVLVAPNFSVGVALVRRLALVLGGYAARSPVPVDLAVTDTHHRHKVDAPSGTALTLREALAEGAGRPVGSVQTTSLRVGSVVGDHEVVAASQLETITLRHSAHGRDLFAAGALTAARWLLRRPRPGVHTLDDLAEDHLHALLASSCEHGAPIGAPAPA, from the coding sequence ATGACCACCCTGATCGGCCTCCTCGGGACCGGGCGCCTCGGCTCGGCGATCCGCCACGCCGCGGCCGCCCAGGATGACCTCGAGGTCCGCTGGTCGGTCGGTCGCGGGCCGGTCCCGGACGCGCGGGTGGACGTCGCGATCGACGTCAGCGCGGCGGCCGCCGTCCCGGGGCACCTGGCGTGGGCGCAGCGGACCGGCACCCCGGTCGTGGTCGGCACGACCGGCTGGGACCTCACGCTCCTGGACGACCTCGCCCCCGAGGCGCAGGTGCTGGTCGCGCCCAACTTCTCCGTCGGCGTCGCCCTGGTGCGGCGGCTGGCCCTCGTCCTCGGCGGGTATGCCGCGCGCTCCCCCGTCCCGGTCGACCTCGCGGTCACCGACACCCACCACCGGCACAAGGTCGATGCCCCCAGCGGCACCGCGCTGACGCTGCGCGAGGCGCTGGCCGAGGGCGCCGGCCGTCCCGTCGGCTCGGTGCAGACCACCAGCCTGCGGGTCGGCTCGGTCGTCGGCGACCACGAGGTCGTGGCCGCCTCGCAGCTGGAGACCATCACGCTGCGCCACAGCGCGCACGGACGTGACCTGTTCGCCGCCGGCGCGCTCACCGCCGCGCGCTGGCTGCTCCGGCGCCCCCGCCCGGGCGTCCACACCCTCGACGACCTCGCCGAGGACCACCTGCACGCCCTGCTCGCCTCCTCCTGCGAGCACGGCGCACCCATCGGCGCCCCGGCACCCGCCTGA